One segment of Brassica napus cultivar Da-Ae chromosome C3, Da-Ae, whole genome shotgun sequence DNA contains the following:
- the LOC106421940 gene encoding calnexin homolog 1 has product MMRNRQLLSGLLLILAFVSLQKLCYCDDQTVLYESFDEPFEGRWIVSKNGDYEGVWKHAKSEGHDDYGLLVSEKARKYGIVKELDEPLSLKDGTVVLQYEVRFQEGLECGGAYLKYLRPQEAGWTAEGFNSESPYSIMFGPDKCGATNKVHFILKHKNPKSGEYVEHHLKFPPSVPHDKLSHVYTAIVKPDNEVRILVDGEEKKKANLLSGEDFEPALIPDKTIPDPEDKKPEDWDERAKIPDPSAVKPDDWDEDAPMEIADEEAEKPEGWLDDEPEEVDDPEATKPEDWDDEEDGMWEAPKIDNPKCETAPGCGEWKRPMKKNPAYKGKWSAPLIDNPAYKGIWKPRDIPNPDYFELDRPNYEPIAAIGIEIWTMQDGILFDNMLIAKDEKVAETYRQTTWKPKFDVEKEKQKAEEEAAGSADGLKSYQKVVFDLLNKVADISFLSAYKSKITELIEKAEEQPNLTIGVLVSIVVVFFSLFIKLIFGGKKAAATVEKKKPEVGESSKSEDEAEKKEETAAPRKRQPRRDN; this is encoded by the exons ATGATGAGAAACCGGCAACTATTATCCGGCCTTTTGCTTATCTTAGCTTTCGTTTCGCTCCAGAAGCTTTGCTACTGTGACGATCAGacg GTGTTGTATGAATCGTTCGATGAGCCATTCGAAGGTCGCTGGATCGTTTCGAAGAATGGTGATTACGAAG GTGTATGGAAGCATGCAAAGAGTGAGGGACATGATGATTATGGACTTCTCGTAAGCGAGAAGGCCCGTAAGTATGGTATTGTGAAAGAGCTTGACGAGCCCCTAAGCCTCAAGGATGGAACAGTTGTTCTTCAGTACGAGGTTCGTTTCCAGGAGGGGCTTGAGTGTGGTGGTGCTTACTTGAAATACCTCCGTCCTCAAGAAGCTGGATGGACTGCTGAGGGGTTCAATAGTGAATCTCCTTACTCTATCATGTTTGGGCCTGACAAGTGTGGAGCCACTAACAAAGTGCATTTCATCTTGAAGCACAAGAATCCCAAGAGTGGCGAGTACGTCGAGCACCACCTCAAGTTCCCTCCCTCTGTTCCTCATGACAAGCTTTCCCATGTCTACACCGCCATCGTGAAGCCCGACAACGAGGTTAGAATTTTGGTTGATGGAGAGGAGAAGAAAAAGGCTAATTTACTCTCTGGAGAAGACTTTGAGCCTGCATTGATCCCTGACAAGACCATCCCTGACCCTGAGGACAAGAAACCAGAAGACTGGGATGAAAGAGCCAAGATTCCTGATCCTAGTGCCGTGAAGCCTGACGACTGGGACGAGGATGCACCCATGGAGATCGCAGATGAGGAAGCTGAGAAACCAGAAGGATGGTTAGACGATGAGCCTGAGGAGGTTGACGACCCAGAGGCGACCAAACCTGAAGATTGGGATGATGAGGAAGATGGTATGTGGGAGGCTCCAAAGATTGACAACCCCAAGTGTGAAACAGCACCAGGTTGTGGTGAATGGAAGAGACCGATGAAGAAGAACCCTGCTTACAAGGGCAAGTGGAGTGCACCTCTCATAGATAACCCTGCTTACAAGGGAATCTGGAAACCCAGAGACATCCCTAACCCTGACTACTTTGAGCTAGACAGACCCAATTACGAACCCATTGCAGCCATAGGTATAGAGATCTGGACAATGCAAGACGGTATCTTGTTTGACAACATGTTGATAGCGAAAGACGAGAAGGTCGCCGAGACTTACAGACAGACCACTTGGAAGCCTAAGTTTGATGTtgagaaagagaaacaaaaggcAGAAGAGGAAGCTGCTGGCTCTGCAGATGGTCTCAAGAGCTACCAG AAGGTTGTGTTCGACCTCTTGAACAAGGTTGCAGACATTTCTTTCCTAAGTGCGTACAAGTCTAAGATCACG GAACTGATTGAGAAAGCTGAGGAACAACCAAACTTAACCATTGGTGTCCTCGTCTCCATTGTCGTAGTATTTTTCTCGCTCTTCATCAAGCTTATCTTCGGTGGGAAGAAG GCGGCAGCAACTGTGGAAAAGAAGAAACCAGAAGTAGGAGAGAGCTCAAAAAGTGAAGATGAggcagagaagaaggaagaaacCGCTGCTCCACGCAAAAGGCAACCGAGACGTGATAATTAG